actaaataattggtagttaaaaccttagttgctaattagataccaatttagaaactatttaacaataatagaaaataatataaactaatttagaaaccaattttgtttttagtttctaaaatggtctctattttagtttctattgtaactaattattttggtttctaaaaattggtttctattccatgattttcttgtagtgttagttCACAATATTTCACACCTAATCCGGAGCATAACACTAGTGGAACATCTTTCAATAAATGACGTTTCTATCTCTAGCAAGttgcatgtatttttttatgtctATCTCTCATTATGTTCTATCTACACCATACTGTTATAATTTGATTATGTGAGATGCATAACTGATTATGCTTTGAAACCAactatataattgattatgggtcataataatcgattatgtaatCTAGTTAATCGACTATGTCTCTTTTGATAATAGATTATGCCTCTTTGATAATAGGTAGTGACTCTTCATAATTGATTTCCTTTGCTTGGTTCACTATTTCAACGTTTTAGTTCTTCCACGTTTAAAATAAATGGCAAAATAATATGTTTCATGTTTGCCTTGATCGAAACACATGTTAAGTGCTTGTCATTTATGTGTTATTGTTTTACGCACACATCTTGAATACTTGAAATACGGAGGAATACGAGTAGCGTGagtttatgtatatattttcattttttaagtaaaaaaattgtatatactTTTTCTTATTAAGTATAAAATTTGTGTCTTATTCTTGTTTGTGTTGAATAGAGGATATCTTACCAATCCTATATTATTCtacttattaattaaataattaaaaaataaaattgaaagttAAACATTTTCATAGGACAAAAatagataataaaaatattaacaaggAGTAGAAATGATCAAATATGTTCtagaaaaaaattcaatgaaATGAAATGTTTTGAAACAAATAACACTAAATAATCGAGGTTATGATGAGATGAAAAATACTTTAGAGATATAGTGAAGTTGATGAATATCAAATAGTTAATCattgagagagaaaataaatagagtaatgattttttttttaaataagatgaaactaaaagtaaaataataatacaaataagTCTTTTAGATTATCTAATAAATGATGATTTAGTAATTTAAATTAGAATGAGTggaacaaataaatatatagatacttatcttcatttttatatctaattaaaattttattatttatcaatattcATATCTATACTTAATCAAATCGGGTATTACCTGGTCAAAGTTTAGATGAATTTAAACAACAATCACGAATGTAAATTATTTGTAATCATTAGGTGGAAGTCACTCCATTTCTCAAACTTGCATATCTTAAATTTGACCTATTGTTATGCTTAGTATTTTGGTTTCAGATGAATTGTCAATGATTGGAAACTATTAGTGTTGTGTCTCTTATTTAATtggtttcaaatttaaattttgatcaTTAAATAATCGATACTCTATTCCCTTTTCTCATCTTATTAAACATTAATCAAATTAACTATGatattattttcttcaaaatcttaaagtgttttttttttcgatatattttaagaatttgGTATATTGAAGAAGTTACATATTCGAAATTCATCTCTTTTAGACCAAAGgtaagttttttttcaaaaaaaaattaacgtaGAAGAATTTTCTACCTTGAATTAAGATATCATCCCTTTTACTTGAGAGGAAGTGAAAACATTCTTCATCCCTTTTCTAccttgatttttatttataaatttaatgagATATTGGGTTTTTACTCTTTGTAAGTTTAATTTTTGCAATAGTGTGGTTGTTGAAGAGGTGCAAAAAAGTCTTGAGGATGAACATCTTTAATTAAAGTGATTTTGATGATTACGTTGTTACACTTTATATCATAATGATGCTTAGATCATAGGGATTATATGTGTGAAGTTGGAGATGGAGGAGTGGGTGGTGGAAATAGTAATGGAGAGTGCAAAGAACTTACTGTGGAAACTTTTGGTTGTTGAGGGTTCAAATTGTAACGGAACAGGATGAGCTCACTCTACTTACTGGtgacatttttgttttttaattaaaataataagaaaacaaacattgTCTAAAAAGAATTAATGTCACTTTTATGACACACAGATATTAATATGAATAAAGTATATAGGATGAGAACcaacaattatatatttttctatgggttaaaatttattgaatattATGATTTTAGAAGAAAGAATTATTGTAATAAAAagctagttttaaatttttattttatttttaataaatttctatTAATGGGAGAGTATGTACAACCAGatgtgttttaaatatttttcatttctatttAGCATTAACCTAATATTTTTCCATCGAGTTGATATACAAAGTAATATTTCTAGTTATTTTATGATTAAGTTGAAAACATTAATTAAGATATCTAAACAAAATCTTCTTTATAGCAATATTTGGACACAGGGAAAGTATTAGTAATAACTAAAAATCTTCTTTAACAATAGTTTTATAATTGTTGTTAGTTTTATAGTTGTTGTGTTGTTAGAAAAATGAGATTTTCAATAataacactacaataaaatcattaaatagagaataatttagagataaaaaataattaattattatattaactaaattagatattatcttagagactaaaaaaattattggtatttaaaataattttgattattaataaataatttctaaaattaatatctaattaactataaaaaatttagctacaaactttagaatttaataaaaatatttaaaaaagaagaaactATTTGAATTAatgaaattgaagtttgtgTTTCTTAAATGCAATACATTATTTAAATGAAActacacaaataaaaaaattgtgtaaacAAGATTTTGATAAGCGAGAAAGTACTACCATGAAGATTTGAGTTAAATTTTGTGGATATTGAATAAGTAGAATAGTTgagagaaaaaatgaaaatttgcaaaataaaagaggaaaagaatatttctttttaataaaacaaaatctaaAGATCAAAACTAAGTAAGATAAATCATTTTGGTTACCTAAAATATAAgtgttttaataatataaaacgaGATGAACATGAGGATGGGATGGATATGCGGATGAGGACGATATGTTCATCATTATACTTATatccaatttttaaaaaaatagagtatTATCCATACTCATACCTATACTGAATCATTAtgaaaaaatttcattaaaattgaGACAAGTTTAGAGAATACTTATAAGAACGAGTTTATCTGTCACCCCTAATTAActtcaactttttattttatttttatcttaaatcattgaagtttaaaataaaaaacattgatTAATTTACTAATAATtggtaataatttttttctcattgaAATTTAACATGCTATAAAAGCTAAAACACATTTGCAAGAACCAATTACTTTATATTATGAAGtttgtagttaaaaccttaataagtaattagataccaatttagaaactagtttataaattttattaataataaaaagtattttagataataataatttttttagtctctaaaatattatttaattttgtcaatatagtaactacttattttttatctctaaaataaatttttatttaatgattttttatagtgtggaaaataatttaatgaaaataacCTTAACCTTGAtggaaaaataattcaaaattatataaattaaaaataatcccTATTAATTTcgactggaattttttttacttgattGTTCAATAACTAGTCTCATTTTCAATAAAAGAATTAGTTAACATCAACAGAAAGTAACACTCTCAATATTGGTAAAGAAAACATTGTCTAgtattgacaaaaactaattttgctTAACAATTATCaagaaataactaaaaacaaCTCTACTTAATGtaatgaaaatgaaagaaattaaTGTTTGAGGTAATTTAGAAAACACTTTTGatattaagaaagaaaaatctTATTAATATCAATTGAAAAATAACCGCTATCAacatcaatataaaaaaattattatcagAATCAATCAAAATAACAATGTCAAGTTGTTAATGTCTCGACACTGGCCAAGTCGATGACATTTGAGTCTCAACCTAGTGACAATATCTTAATGATGCATACTAAGAATAGTGTAAGACAAGAAACAacatagataaaataaaataaaataaaaagaggaaaggtattaaaaaaaaatctgaattattatatttttaagatgaaatttaaataaaaactattatttcttttcaatttaCTCACCAAATGAACCTATTTTATGATCAAATATTTTAAGTTCTTTACGATATTTAATTATCTCCTAAAATTCTCCATCAATGTACTATTAAAATTGGGTTTAGCCCATTTAAACAATCAAACCTAATTCAACATAGGTTGACtttgttaatttaaaaaataaataaataagtaattaaCAAGTCAAATTAAAAGAATTCACAAATAGCTCACTTTAAGTATATAGATTATAATTAAgtaatttcatttttcattataattaaAGATCACATTTTAATGAAATCTTAAATGTATAAACCTAAAATATCTAGTACTAAAAATGaattagtttattatttaataagttATACTCGTATATATTGTTGCTATGTTTGTATATTAATTTCCTTAATATTATCGAGAATGAATATTAACAAATCTTGATTTTGATTAAGGCATTTATATCTAGAGTTAAACTAGTGTTTAATAAATAGAGAAATCCAAAGGAAATATATATACACCTATTAAGTAGAAACATCAAAAGACAAATAGCTTAAACCTAAAATACGACAAAATAGTAGCCCCACCACATCCCATATCACAGAACCTTTAACAGTAGCATCTAATCATTGTAATTTGCTTTTCTTAAAGTCACTAGAAACTCCAAAGTACGTTGCAACCCTTATCTGGTAGTGCCTTTAGCTTCATGAAATCATGAGTATTCTTAGCTCTAGAGGTTGTTGCATCCTTAAGGGACATATTCATGGAGAACAACCCTAGTTCATCAAAAAGTGATAGAAAATTCGTTGAGAGGGATAGAAGAAGCCAAATGAAGGATCTTTTCTCCAAGCTCAACTCAGTACTGCCTCATCAAAGCTCAAGGGTATGACcctcttttttctcttcataAATCTCTCCCCTTCACTGCTTAATTACACAACCAAATGCTCCTATATGCTCACAAACGTCTCAATTTCATTTGAATCTTTGCAGGAGAGAATTTCACGGCCAGATCAGATAGGTGAAGCCACAGACTACATAAAGAATTTACAGATTAAGTTGGAGAAAATGAAGGAGAAAAAAAGCAACCTAACAGACATTGAAAGGTCAAGAAATGATAGCATGAATATGGGGGTGAAATCTTCAGAATTTAAGATCCAACAAATGGGTTCAACCTTGGAGGTTGTTCTAGTAACTGGGTTGGATTGCCAATTCATTTTCAATGAGACCATTCGTATTCTTCAAGAAGAAGGATCAGACATAGTTAATGCCAGTTATACAGTTGTTGAAAATGCAGTTTTCCATACAATACACTGTCAGGTGAGCTATGAATTCTCCATAACCCCTCTGCCCTATTCAAAAATTGTATTTTCTAAACAATCATTTATCATATTCAAGATTGAACTTACATTTAAATTAACTAAAGAGTTTTTTTGTAAGAATACCATTTAATAAGGTGAATTAGCtaaattttacttatatttCAATTCATCAAAATTATGCTACATTAAACATGCAACTTGTTTGCATTTTTCAGGTAGATGAATCTGCCAATGGAGCTTTTAGGATATCGGAGAAACTGAAGAATTATGTCAATGGACGGTAGCATTAGTTGTTGGTGGAAATCTAAATTGAATTATTTGAATAGGATACCATTGTTTTACCTAGTAAGCACATTCACAATCGCTGTCTTGTTTGCTTTCAATATTAAGATTCAGTTTATGCGTCTCTGTTGGGCACACAGCACGTACGCTTGTATGTGTGTATATTGATGTTGCAAAATCTGATGACAAaggttgttttgtttgttttatagTTAGAATTTTACTCGTTTTGTTTGTTTAATGTTCGATGTGATTCGAAGAACACTGAGTATGTTtgggaaagagaaaaaaaaaaaggcgAATGACGAAGGAATGGTCGTTCACAGTAATGAATCCAGAGAAGATATATGTATGCATATTAATTCATGAATCAGTGTTTTTTATCCAGCTATCTTTCTGATATTAAACCAGTTAGAGGGTTTTTGCATGCCAAATTTTTCTTCTGGAAAATGTAGCAtctgttaaaaaaatctcaCTGTTTTATCAATTCAAGTAGATAAATTATTGATGGAAACATTTACAATAGGAAACATTTACTATATATGACTACAGTTTTGTTTTTTATAGATTTCTTACCATTTTAGTTTATATATGTgttcatattaattttaatctGTATAATGTATAATAGGTCAACCCTAGACATGTATAAACATATATTTTCCCTTGTGTGTTCAGTCatagtaaatatttttcattaaggTCACATGGTTCCTATGTTTTACTTATCGACAAAATTAAATTGGTCTCAAGAAAATCCaacatgaataaaaatatagaaattagCGCAAATAAGTCTTTTAGCATTGCGAGGAAAAAATCAATGCAAATGGTCATTTGAGCATTGAAAATGTGTGAACTACAATACAAAATATCTGAAACAATGACATGagaattcatttttttctaaaatattttt
The sequence above is a segment of the Phaseolus vulgaris cultivar G19833 chromosome 2, P. vulgaris v2.0, whole genome shotgun sequence genome. Coding sequences within it:
- the LOC137809768 gene encoding transcription factor bHLH162-like; its protein translation is MENNPSSSKSDRKFVERDRRSQMKDLFSKLNSVLPHQSSRERISRPDQIGEATDYIKNLQIKLEKMKEKKSNLTDIERSRNDSMNMGVKSSEFKIQQMGSTLEVVLVTGLDCQFIFNETIRILQEEGSDIVNASYTVVENAVFHTIHCQVDESANGAFRISEKLKNYVNGR